One genomic region from Nymphaea colorata isolate Beijing-Zhang1983 chromosome 10, ASM883128v2, whole genome shotgun sequence encodes:
- the LOC116262599 gene encoding probable WRKY transcription factor 9 has protein sequence MSINGREDRVTEIDLSVSMYEDVEGEEADGGGGIAEEEREEEDGTKERKEIEEAEEKEQLEEEGASRRQSSREDELSALKSEMGRMKEENKVLRMVVEQTMKDYYDLQMKYQKHQVGTICPTPQDSQLSQDQISLSLGANSATHVNDAQDRRVQNSPPAEVKEAKDLEPLVEESKELGLSLKIHTGSSAPAGWPLFSEKRKDEESDPNVWSPCSKLQKTAEPLAIHNQISSPQSRKARVSVRARCQGATMNDGCQWRKYGQKIAKGNPCPRAYYRCTVAPGCPVRKQVQRCLEDMSILITTYEGTHNHPLPVGATAMASTTAAATFMLLSEMNPTSQIPQDPNNFSYNPYVNSVVDSSASTENAINPSTKGIVLDLTKNPMPSQSSPSLSSSIVPSSSFTFGNSRLASRPGGVTVGYPTGIRYDPSSMNTPLLGRLVNEHVGKNWVGDCSVAENVSAITSDPKFTVAIAAALSSFMNPIAGQLQSASSSNQADVDASAGKGWVGEQFPATSSRHSHHL, from the exons ATGTCAATCAACGGGAGAGAAGACAGAGTGACAGAAATTGATCTTTCAGTAAGCATGTATGAAGACGTAGAAGGGGAAGAagcagatggaggaggaggaatagcggaagaagagagagaggaagaagatgggacaaaagaaagaaaagaaattgaggaGGCGGAAGAGAAAGAGCAATTAGAAGAAGAAGGCGCATCAAGGAGACAAAGCTCAAGGGAGGATGAG ttgtCTGCCTTAAAAAGCGAGATGGGGAGgatgaaggaagaaaacaagGTGCTGAGAATGGTGGTGGAGCAAACCATGAAGGACTATTATGATCTCCAAATGAAGTACCAAAAGCACCAAGTTGGCACCATCTGTCCAACACCACAAGACAGTCAA TTATCACAGGAtcaaatatctctctctctgggaGCAAACTCCGCCACCCATGTGAACGATGCACAGGATCGCAGGGTGCAGAACTCTCCACCAGCAGAAGTCAAGGAAGCAAAGGATTTGGAGCCATTGGTGGAAGAATCCAAGGAGTTGGGGCTCTCACTGAAGATTCATACAGGCAGCAGCGCCCCAGCTGGATGGCCCTTGTTTTCCGAGAAGAGAAAGGACGAAGAGAGCGATCCAAACGTATGGAGTCCGTGCTCCAAGTTGCAGAAGACCGCTGAGCCTCTTGCGATACACAACCAAATTTCTTCGCCTCAGTCAAGGAAAGCTAGGGTTTCAGTCAGAGCAAGATGCCAAGGAGCCACT ATGAATGACGGTTGTCAATGGAGGAAGTATGGGCAAAAGATAGCTAAAGGTAACCCATGCCCTCGGGCATATTATCGTTGCACGGTTGCACCAGGCTGCCCTGTTCGGAAACAG GTACAAAGATGCCTAGAGGACATGTCTATTCTGATAACAACATATGAAGGAACTCACAACCATCCCCTCCCAGTGGGTGCAACGGCCATGGCCTCAACAACTGCAGCTGCAACCTTCATGCTCCTCTCTGAAATGAACCCTACAAGTCAAATCCCACAAGATCCAAACAATTTCTCCTACAACCCTTATGTCAATTCAGTTGTTGATAGCAGTGCCAGTACTGAGAACGCTATTAACCCTTCAACTAAAGGGATAGTCCTAGACCTCACGAAGAACCCTATGCCTTCTCAATCGTCACCATCATTATCGTCTTCAatagttccttcttcttcattcacGTTCGGCAACTCTAGGTTAGCCAGTAGGCCTGGTGGTGTTACAGTTGGGTACCCAACAGGGATTAGATATGATCCGAGTTCAATGAACACTCCATTGTTGGGAAGGTTGGTGAATGAACATGTTGGGAAGAATTGGGTGGGGGATTGCTCTGTGGCTGAGAATGTCAGTGCCATAACTTCAGACCCCAAGTTCACTGTGGCCATTGCTGCTGCTCTCAGCTCCTTCATGAACCCTATAGCAGGCCAACTCCAGAGCGCAAGTTCAAGCAACCAAGCAGATGTTGATGCTTCAGCGGGGAAGGGATGGGTGGGCGAGCAGTTTCCTGCAACCTCTTCAAGACATTCCCACCATTTGtag
- the LOC116263275 gene encoding peroxidase 1-like translates to MAVGKCLLFLLPLVVLLLPSGHAAVSLKIGFYNTSCPSAESIVRAAVASAVAANPGIAAGLIRMHFHDCFVRGCDASVLLNSTNGDAERDSPPNASLRGFEIINAAKTQLESTCPNTVSCADILAFAARDSAALVGNISYQVPSGRRDGLVSNSTEALLNLPPPSSNISDLVTFFSNKNLTERDMVVLSGAHSIGVAHCASFTARLYNSSSPTGVDPTLDAAYAARLRAVCPNNTAATDPTTVNMDTITPNVLDINYYVGLNRNLGLFTSDHALLTSNTSLNIVNNNLKNATKWAQLFAQAMVKMGKIQPITGKNGQIRKNCALINPSSIELVPEEEGSQVAAS, encoded by the exons ATGGCCGTCGGCAAGTGCCTTCTCTTCCTGCTGCCCCtcgtcgtcctcctcctcccctccgGCCATGCCGCCGTGAGCCTCAAAATCGGCTTCTACAACACTTCCTGCCCGTCTGCCGAGAGCATCGTGCGGGCGGCCGTGGCCAGCGCCGTCGCGGCAAACCCCGGCATTGCCGCCGGCCTCATCCGGATGCACTTCCATGACTGCTTTGTGAGG GGTTGCGACGCATCGGTCCTCCTCAACTCGACCAACGGCGACGCAGAGAGGGACTCGCCCCCTAACGCGAGCCTCCGTGGGTTCGAAATCATCAACGCGGCCAAGACCCAGCTGGAGTCAACCTGCCCGAACACGGTCTCCTGCGCCGACATCCTCGCCTTCGCGGCCCGTGACAGTGCCGCCCTGGTCGGCAACATCAGCTACCAGGTGCCATCGGGCCGGCGCGACGGGCTGGTCTCGAACTCGACGGAGGCACTGCTGAACCTACCCCCACCCAGCTCCAACATAAGCGACCTGGTCACCTTCTTCTCAAACAAAAACCTGACCGAGCGGGACATGGTGGTCCTGTCCGGGGCGCACTCGATCGGGGTGGCTCACTGTGCTTCCTTCACCGCCAGGCTCTACAACTCCAGCAGCCCCACCGGCGTGGACCCAACCCTCGATGCGGCCTATGCCGCCAGGCTTCGGGCGGTCTGCCCAAACAACACCGCCGCGACCGACCCGACTACGGTGAACATGGACACCATCACCCCCAATGTGCTCGACATCAACTACTACGTGGGGCTCAACAGGAACCTGGGCCTCTTCACTTCCGACCACGCCCTCCTCACCTCCAACACCTCACTTAACATC GTGAACAACAATCTAAAGAATGCAACCAAGTGGGCGCAGCTGTTCGCACAGGCAATGGTGAAGATGGGGAAGATCCAACCTATCACCGGCAAAAACGGACAGATCAGGAAGAACTGCGCCCTCATCAACCCCTCCTCCATCGAACTCGTGCCTGAAGAGGAGGGTTCCCAAGTTGCAGCCAGTTGA
- the LOC116262961 gene encoding Bowman-Birk type proteinase inhibitor-like — MEGKRVAFLLLAATLAIFLASCRVKADKVDVPYVVGVNANGFYGESKAGADCCDRCGCFETLPLQCFCNDIKSYCPPSCVKCGCTKSIPPQCKCADVNPSFCSTPCRPKP, encoded by the exons ATGGAGGGGAAGAGAGTTGCGTTTCTCCTGCTTGCGGCGACTCTTGCCATCTTTCTTGCTTCCTGCAGGGTTAAAGCGGACAAAGTTGACGTGCCTTACGTTGTGGGCGTCAATGCTAATGGCTTCTATGGAG AATCAAAGGCTGGAGCAGACTGTTGTGATCGATGCGGTTGTTTCGAGACCTTGCCTTTGCAGTGCTTCTGTAACGATATCAAGAGCTACTGCCCTCCTTCATGTGTAAAATGCGGCTGCACCAAATCCATTCCTCCCCAGTGCAAGTGTGCAGATGTTAATCCGAGCTTCTGCTCCACTCCCTGCCGACCAAAACCGTGA